DNA from Xanthomonas hyacinthi:
AGTACTACGGCGGATATTACGACCGGGCCATCGCGCCCAGGACGCGTCCGCACGGCACTCCGGAACCGTTCGATGTGGCGGCTCCTCCGCAAGGACATGCCGCTTACCCGATGTATTCGGCCTTGCGCGAACAGTTCCCGGCTTCTGTCTCCGATGCCCATGTACTGCATGCGTCGGTGCTGGCTAGGGCGGAAGGAATTCGCGAGCGTGACGCGCAGGTTTTCATGAAGGATGACCAGGCTTGGGTGGCCGCATCGTTTCCTCCTGGAACGCGCATCCAGATCGATCTGAGTTCCGCTCTTCCTTCGATGTCCGACTCTTTGCAGAGAGCGGCGCAGCAGGAAACCCTCCAACAGCAGAACGCAGCGAGCCTGGCCCAAGAGCCGAGTGGGCCTTCGCGCTAGGCGTGGTTCTCTCCGCTGTTACAACTTGCGGGCGACTTGCAGTCGCGGCAGGCGTTGCCTGCAAGACCGGTCGTGATCGAAGTCGCTCTCACAAGGGCGGTCAGTGCGCTGGCCCGGTGCACTGTAGGAGGGGCTTCAGCCCCGACAGATTCCCAAGTCGTCAGCCTTTTCCACTTCGTTGGTCGCGGCTGAAGCCGCTCCTACAAAAAGCGGTCGCCGGTTGCTTGCACATGGTATCGGGCGATTCTTGCGAGTCCCGAGTCCCGAGTCCCGAGTCCCGCTCACGCATCCGGCAACACCTTCCCCGGATTGAGGATGCCGTCCGGGTCCAGCGCGCGCTTCACCGCGCGCATCGCGTCCAGCGTGGCCGCGTCGAAGGCCTGCGCCATGTAGTCGCGCTTGGCCACGCCGATGCCGTGTTCGCCCGACAGCGTGCCTTCCAGCGCCAGCACCAGCGCGAACAGGCGCGGCAGCGCGGCGTGCGCACGCGCGGTCTCGGCGGCATCGTCGGGTGCGTACATGATGTTGACGTGCAGGTTGCCGTTGCCGGCATGGCCGAAGGCGACGATCGGCAGCTCGAATTCCGCCGCCAGCGCCTCGACTCCGGCGACCAGCTCGGGGATGCGCGACACCGGTACCACCACGTCTTCGTTGATCTTGCCCGGCTTGATCGTGCGCAACGCCGGCGACAGCGCGCGGCGCGCGGCCCATAGCCGGTCGCGGGCGGCGCCGTCGGTGGCCACGTCCAGCGACAGCAGGCCGTCGCCCTCGGCCGCCGTGCCCAGCGCCTGCAGCGCATAGGGCAGGGTGTCGTGGTCGCCGTCGGCCTCGATCAGCAGCATCGCGCCGGCCTCGGGCACGTCGCTGCCGTTGCGGCGCAGCAGCGCGATCGCGCTGCGGTCCATGAATTCCAGCATCGCCGGCGTGGTCGGTTGCGCCATCAGCCGCGAAACCGCCGCCGCGGCGCTGCCGGCATCGCGGTAGAACGCGCGCAGCCCGGCCTGCGCCAGCGGCCGCGGCGACAGTTTCAGCGTGGCCTCGACGATCAGCGCCAGGGTGCCTTCGCTGCCGACCAGCAGGTGGGTCAGGTCGTAGCCGGTGGCGTCCTTGGTGTAGGCGCCGCCGCAGCGGATCAGCTCGCCAGCACCGGTCACCGCGACCACGCCGAGCACGTTGTCGCGGGTGGCGCCGTACTTCACCGCGCGTGGGCCGCCGGCGTTGGTCGACAGGTTGCCGCCGACGCTGCAGATCTCGGCGCTGGACGGGTCCGGCGGC
Protein-coding regions in this window:
- a CDS encoding FAD-binding oxidoreductase, with the translated sequence MTTPLPASLAQTLAALLGTDGWRTDDAGRRSYGEDDSRRWALADAVALPQTREQVQAIVRACRAHRVPIVARGAGTGTAGAAVPFGGGVVLSFARMNRIVQLRPQDRCAVVEPGVLNGELQQALAPHGLFWPPDPSSAEICSVGGNLSTNAGGPRAVKYGATRDNVLGVVAVTGAGELIRCGGAYTKDATGYDLTHLLVGSEGTLALIVEATLKLSPRPLAQAGLRAFYRDAGSAAAAVSRLMAQPTTPAMLEFMDRSAIALLRRNGSDVPEAGAMLLIEADGDHDTLPYALQALGTAAEGDGLLSLDVATDGAARDRLWAARRALSPALRTIKPGKINEDVVVPVSRIPELVAGVEALAAEFELPIVAFGHAGNGNLHVNIMYAPDDAAETARAHAALPRLFALVLALEGTLSGEHGIGVAKRDYMAQAFDAATLDAMRAVKRALDPDGILNPGKVLPDA